The following are encoded together in the Fusobacterium simiae genome:
- a CDS encoding BMC domain-containing protein, which yields MEQEKQRTIQEYVPGKQVTLAHLIANPDKDMCVKLGLDEEKTNAIGILTITPGEAAIISADIAIKSGSIELGFLDRFSGTLLLTGDFASVESSLRAVLGFLQETLKFYICEITRS from the coding sequence ATGGAACAAGAAAAACAAAGGACAATTCAGGAGTATGTACCAGGGAAGCAAGTTACACTTGCACATTTAATAGCAAATCCCGATAAGGATATGTGTGTAAAGTTAGGGCTTGATGAAGAAAAAACAAATGCCATTGGAATATTGACTATTACTCCAGGAGAAGCAGCAATAATAAGTGCAGATATAGCAATAAAATCTGGAAGTATTGAATTGGGATTTTTAGATAGATTTAGTGGAACACTTTTGTTGACAGGAGATTTTGCAAGTGTGGAGTCATCGCTTAGAGCAGTTCTAGGATTTTTACAAGAAACTCTAAAATTTTACATTTGTGAAATTACGAGGTCTTAG